DNA sequence from the Myxococcaceae bacterium genome:
AGTATAGTGCCCTCCCCTGAACTGCTAGAACTTTTGCGCAAGAGCCATGTGCTACAAACTCGTTTGGCGATTGGAAATTCGCCACTTGAGTACCCCGCAGCGCAGTATTGGCTTTATTTCCAAGCGCCACGAACCGAATCGGAGTCTATCTCTATCACAACACACTCAACAACCCATTCAGAATCGTTGAGTGCCCACAACTCGTTGACTCCCAGTGTTCTAGCTAGTGTGACCCACTCTCCTTCTGGATCAGGTAGTGACAGCATAAAACCTACTGCAACCAGTCGATCAATCAATACGGATTCTCTTACGTTGGCATCTAAGACGTTAAGCCAGACCGAGCCGGTGGTTTGGAATCCAGAATGGGCCAATTGGAACGTGGTTACGGGAGTCTATCGAGACGCCACAAACCAAACAGAGCGATATAATGAGACTATTCCTGGGCTAGTGACGGATATTCGGACTGGACTGCAATGGGAAAAGTCGTTGAAACAAAGCACCTCAAATTGGACAATAGCCCAGACCTATTGTGAACAACTAAGTTTAGGCGGCTATACAGATTGGCGATTACCAACCAGAATGGAGCTGGCTACTTTGTTAGACTACCAATCGGCCAGTTCTGACCCTTCAGACACAAGCATTCATTCGGCATCATTTCCAGGTACTCCCGGGAGTAACTTCTGGACATCGACCTTGGTAGGGTTCATGCCCTCAGAACATTGGTGGGTTAGTTTTGGTAGCTTGGCACATACTGGGGGCTTGATTTGTTATGGAAGCTGCGGAGTCATTGCCGCTGGTTCTGGCTACACCCGATGTGTCAGACCAGGAATGGCGTTAGAAGCACAAGATCGTTATCGAGACAGCAGCGGCAACGCTTTGACAGGTTCAAGTACGCAAGTAGTCGATACTCACACGGGTCTAGTCTGGGAACGGAACCCAGCATCCGTTCCTCACAACTGGACGATTTCGAAGAACTATTGTGCTTCTTTGGAATTGGGTGGTTATTACTGGCGAGTCCCAACCATTAAAGAACTGATGACATTGATCAACGCGAGTTCTTCTGGTTTTCTGTTCAACGACACGGTCTTCCCAAGCACTATGTACAATGGTTATTGGGCTTCTCAACAACTTGCTGACGCCGGTTATAGTTGGGTCGTTTCTTTTGCAGATGCAACAGTTGGGTACAGCGGGTGGATTTCTGCAAGCGGAATTAATGGAAATGAAAACTATGTTCGCTGTGTATCTTCGCCAGTCATTGCAAACCCAGACTGGGCTAACTGGGACCAATCGCTTGGAGTCTATGAAGACGCTACAAATCAAACAGGACGTTATGTCGAAGCAAGACCTGCAGTAATCACAGACACTCTGACTGGATTGCAGTGGGAAAAGGAAACTGATCCAAATACCTACAACTGGACCGCAGCAAAAATCCGCTGCGATAACTTGTTTAAAAGCGGATTTGGAGATTGGAGATTACCAACGCGGATCGAATTGCAAAGCCTAGTTGATATGGAAAATACATCGCCTATTAATCCTGCCTTTGCAAAGACACCTCCGGATTACTTCTGGTCATCCTCAGAACATCTTGGTTACCTAGACAGTGCTTGGTATGTAAGCTTTGGTAGTAACGCTTGTTGCCCAGGTTTTCTGAGTTCGAACAATGTGACGGAAGGCAGTGGATACGTTCGATGCGTACGACCCCTTGCAGTTACAACAGGCATAGATCGTTATCGCGATGAAAATGCCAACCCGTTATTAGAGGGCAGTATGCAAGTGATGGACCTGTACACGGGATTGATTTGGGAACGGATTCTCTCCGGAAATACCTATAACTGGACTTCTGCACAAGAATATTGTGATACTTTGAATCTTGGCAATCAAGCGTGGCGACTTCCAGATGCCAAAGAATTATCTACTTTGAATGACCTAAGTGTAGCCTACCCTGGCCCTATGATTAATCTAACCGCATTTCCAAGCACGCCTGCAAGTGCTTTTTGGACATCGAAATTAGCGGATTCTGCCTCGCACTGGTATATGTTTTTCAATTACGGTTCGCTGCTTGCCGTTTCTAGTTCTGCATCATTGTTTGTGCGCTGCGTCCGCACTCCGGCGGTTGTCAACCCAGATTGGGCTAACTGGGATCAATCGATGGGAGTCTATGAAGATGCTACGAATCAAACAGGTCGATTTGTCGATCAGGTTCCAGGTGTTGTTGTCAGCGATACCGCAACTGGGTTGCAGTGGCAAAAACAAACTCCCAAGAATACCTACAACTGGACAGCTGCGCAAGTATACTGTGACGGGTTGGTATTAGGTGGATATGCTGATTGGAGACTGCCAACTCGACTCGAGTTGCAAACCTTAGTGGATTATACTGTTGATTGCGCAAACCCATCGATTGACCCTGTTTCGTTTCCAAGCACACCAACGAGCTTCTTCTGGTCTTCGGATTCGCTAGCAAGCAATTTAACTTATGGTTGGTTTGTGAGCTTCGCTACCACAACTAACCAGTATGCAGGAACAATCGATAGTCAAGGCTACCCTAGATTGGAAGTACCTGTTTTGGGCTACTGTCGTTGTGTGCGCCCACTAGCCACAAATCAACCAATGGATAGATATAGAGACGAAACTGGCAATATGCTAAGTGCAAGCAGTGCGCAGATTAAGGACATTATGACAGATCTGATTTGGCAACGAACCTTATCTGGTCTATACAACTGGAACAGCGCAAGTGCATACTGCAACCAGCTTGCTATAGGAAGTTATGGAGCTGGTTCTTGGCGCCTTCCAACAATCAAAGAATTGTCTACGCTCCTCAGTGTTAGCATTCCCTCCCCTGGACCAACGATAAACGCAACAGTATTCTCGGGTACTTCTCAAAATGCTTTTTGGACATCGACGTTATATAGCTGCAATCTATTTAATGCGTGGACCATTTATTTTGATTATGCTGTCGTTGCTCTCAGCGGCATTAGTATTCCGACTTTAGCTACTCGCTGTGTTCGCACTCCCACAGTTATCAATCCCGGTTGGTCCAACTGGGACGTAACCACTGGAGTTTACGAAGACCAAACCAACCAAACCAATCGCTATAGCATCGCCAAACCCAATGTAGTAACCGACGGAATGACTGGACTACAATGGCAGCAGTATGCAAATTCTCAAACGATGAATTGGACCGAGGCTCAAGCTTATTGCAATGGCTTAGTTTTGTCAGGGCATGCGGATTGGAGACTACCAACGAGGGTAGAGCTGCAAATGCTAGTGGACTACACAATTAATTGTGCAGGCCCAACCATTAATAACGCATTTTTTCCAGACACTATAAAAACCTACTATTGGACATCAGAACTTTTAGCGGGTAGCCAGAGTGCTGCATGGGGTATTAGTTTCGGACAGGTGTTGCCAATATTCTCTGGTGCAGACTATGGGGGTGCGAGTTGTGTTGAGGGTTATGGTGTGTGTGGTCCCATTTCCATAATGACGCATACTCGTTGTGTTCGGCCACTATCTAGCAGCCGAACAAATGATCGATACCGAGATGAAAATGGAAATCTGTTATCAAATACCAGTCAGCAGGTAAGCGATCTGGTAACAGGTCTTATTTGGCAACGTGGTTACTCTAGTAAAAATTTTATCTGGGATAGTACTGGAGCAATAGGCTCAGCACAAGCCTACTGTAACCAGTTCGCGTTGGGTAATTATGGTTTTGGTCAGTGGCGACTCCCAACTGTGAAAGAGCTTGCAACAATATTAGATGTCAGCCAAATTTATCCTGGCCCAATGATCAATGACTTGTCATTTCCAAATACCCCTAGCGATGGTTTTTGGTCTTCTACGCCTTACACATGTAGTTCGAACTTAGCCTGGATTGTTGGGTTCGATGTTGGCTATTATGTTGCCCAATATCCCACTAATCTTCCATATTATGTTCGCTGCGTTCGCTCATCCGATATCGTCACGAACTTCGGGTGGGCCAACTGGAATGCTTCAACCGGTGTTTACCAAGACGCAGCCAACCAAACCAATCGCTACATTGAACCAAAACCAGGTATAGTCAAAGACACATTCACTGGGTTACAATGGGAACAAGAAAGCGATATTGGTGAAGTAACTTGGACCGATGCCTCCGCTCATTGCAGCAACTTGTTTAAGAGTGGATTTGGAGACTGGAGGCTGCCAACGTTG
Encoded proteins:
- a CDS encoding DUF1566 domain-containing protein, translated to MNSHRKITLLVLLFSFFSNAGFVLQNGFSQTFSEQLANLTQFKNQLYSAEEGSQIKRILRGLLNLTVSTIQSQPNFKKPFDLNCTVLFREIVGQVECDVAFEKHEWLDAPSTCSPSIVPSPELLELLRKSHVLQTRLAIGNSPLEYPAAQYWLYFQAPRTESESISITTHSTTHSESLSAHNSLTPSVLASVTHSPSGSGSDSIKPTATSRSINTDSLTLASKTLSQTEPVVWNPEWANWNVVTGVYRDATNQTERYNETIPGLVTDIRTGLQWEKSLKQSTSNWTIAQTYCEQLSLGGYTDWRLPTRMELATLLDYQSASSDPSDTSIHSASFPGTPGSNFWTSTLVGFMPSEHWWVSFGSLAHTGGLICYGSCGVIAAGSGYTRCVRPGMALEAQDRYRDSSGNALTGSSTQVVDTHTGLVWERNPASVPHNWTISKNYCASLELGGYYWRVPTIKELMTLINASSSGFLFNDTVFPSTMYNGYWASQQLADAGYSWVVSFADATVGYSGWISASGINGNENYVRCVSSPVIANPDWANWDQSLGVYEDATNQTGRYVEARPAVITDTLTGLQWEKETDPNTYNWTAAKIRCDNLFKSGFGDWRLPTRIELQSLVDMENTSPINPAFAKTPPDYFWSSSEHLGYLDSAWYVSFGSNACCPGFLSSNNVTEGSGYVRCVRPLAVTTGIDRYRDENANPLLEGSMQVMDLYTGLIWERILSGNTYNWTSAQEYCDTLNLGNQAWRLPDAKELSTLNDLSVAYPGPMINLTAFPSTPASAFWTSKLADSASHWYMFFNYGSLLAVSSSASLFVRCVRTPAVVNPDWANWDQSMGVYEDATNQTGRFVDQVPGVVVSDTATGLQWQKQTPKNTYNWTAAQVYCDGLVLGGYADWRLPTRLELQTLVDYTVDCANPSIDPVSFPSTPTSFFWSSDSLASNLTYGWFVSFATTTNQYAGTIDSQGYPRLEVPVLGYCRCVRPLATNQPMDRYRDETGNMLSASSAQIKDIMTDLIWQRTLSGLYNWNSASAYCNQLAIGSYGAGSWRLPTIKELSTLLSVSIPSPGPTINATVFSGTSQNAFWTSTLYSCNLFNAWTIYFDYAVVALSGISIPTLATRCVRTPTVINPGWSNWDVTTGVYEDQTNQTNRYSIAKPNVVTDGMTGLQWQQYANSQTMNWTEAQAYCNGLVLSGHADWRLPTRVELQMLVDYTINCAGPTINNAFFPDTIKTYYWTSELLAGSQSAAWGISFGQVLPIFSGADYGGASCVEGYGVCGPISIMTHTRCVRPLSSSRTNDRYRDENGNLLSNTSQQVSDLVTGLIWQRGYSSKNFIWDSTGAIGSAQAYCNQFALGNYGFGQWRLPTVKELATILDVSQIYPGPMINDLSFPNTPSDGFWSSTPYTCSSNLAWIVGFDVGYYVAQYPTNLPYYVRCVRSSDIVTNFGWANWNASTGVYQDAANQTNRYIEPKPGIVKDTFTGLQWEQESDIGEVTWTDASAHCSNLFKSGFGDWRLPTLIELQSLVDYTLDWRGPSIDEAFFPDTPKSYFWTSTPLSSQPEEGWWYVSFGCSNLTISHCSEFGGFICSQGFAGACANVPTLGYVRCVRPKSVNSTVDRYRDQAGNGLTPESTQVKDIVTGLIWQRAVIGLYNWSAAQFYCSNLTLGGFSWRTPTVKELSTLLDESGAIAGSIINLTAFPNNSQDVFWPSTWTISFQNPWYVDFSSGVITAWINIGESPRRVRCVREP